Proteins from a genomic interval of Kribbella aluminosa:
- a CDS encoding EamA family transporter, translated as MAGTGARPASGATIWTALAVVYVVWGSTYLAIRVVVEAEIPPMLGMATRFLTASVLMATGLALKSGWRRLRITRREAIGAATVGVLLLALGNGAVAIAEQTVPSGLAALLVAAIPLWLMLLRVGGGERPRAMTWVGVLIGFGGAALLALSGGNTSAKPLSVAILVVGTICWAIGSRYAPRLGLPRDPLVTALYEMVFGGTAMVLFGVLRGEPGRLHFDRIHGSGWIGLAYLVVFGSLLAYTAYSYLLANAPISLVGTYAYVNPAVAVFLGWLILSERLTWQILLGGAVIIVGVALVVTAERRRA; from the coding sequence GTGGCCGGGACCGGCGCCCGACCGGCCTCCGGCGCGACGATCTGGACCGCGCTCGCGGTGGTGTACGTCGTCTGGGGTTCGACGTACCTGGCGATCCGGGTCGTGGTCGAGGCCGAGATCCCGCCGATGCTCGGGATGGCCACCCGATTCCTCACCGCCTCGGTGCTGATGGCGACCGGGCTGGCGCTCAAGTCGGGATGGCGGCGGCTGCGGATCACCCGCCGGGAGGCGATCGGAGCGGCCACGGTCGGTGTCCTGCTGCTTGCCCTCGGCAACGGCGCGGTCGCGATCGCCGAGCAGACGGTCCCGTCCGGGCTGGCGGCGTTGCTGGTCGCGGCGATCCCGCTGTGGCTGATGCTGCTGCGCGTCGGCGGCGGCGAGCGGCCGCGCGCGATGACGTGGGTCGGAGTGCTGATCGGATTCGGCGGGGCGGCGCTGCTCGCGCTGTCGGGTGGCAACACGAGCGCGAAGCCGTTGTCGGTGGCGATCCTGGTGGTCGGCACGATCTGCTGGGCGATCGGTTCGCGGTACGCTCCCCGACTCGGCCTGCCGCGGGACCCGCTGGTCACGGCGCTCTACGAGATGGTCTTCGGCGGCACGGCGATGGTGCTGTTCGGCGTGCTGCGGGGTGAGCCGGGGCGGCTGCACTTCGACCGGATCCACGGCAGCGGGTGGATCGGGCTGGCGTACCTGGTGGTGTTCGGGTCGCTGCTCGCGTACACGGCGTACTCGTATCTGCTCGCGAACGCCCCGATCTCGCTGGTCGGCACGTACGCGTACGTGAACCCGGCGGTCGCGGTGTTCCTCGGCTGGCTGATCCTGAGCGAGCGGCTGACCTGGCAGATCCTGCTCGGCGGCGCGGTGATCATCGTCGGCGTCGCCCTGGTGGTCACAGCCGAACGCCGGCGGGCGTAA
- the hisC gene encoding histidinol-phosphate transaminase has translation MTPDNEVRFRACLDDVPAYKPGRPPERTDGRPTYKLSSNENPYPPLPGVLAAAAEAAAQMNRYPDMGAVDLLEALSDRFGVPVSDLAVGTGSVALLYHLLQATVADGDEVVYAWRSFEAYPIAVQLTGATSVQVPLTADARHDFKAMEAAITDRTKVVLVCTPNNPTGPVVRRDELVAFLDAVPPNVLVVLDEAYREFVRETDVVDGVELYRDRPNVLVLRTFSKAYGLAGFRVGYAIGHPAVVGAIRKCALPFGVSYVAQAAAIASLAVEDELLERVDTLVEERRRVIAELQAAGWNVPESETNFVWLELGDDTAKFAEAVQAEGVSVRPFPGDGVRITIGEPEANNLFLTVARTWHQ, from the coding sequence ATGACCCCTGACAACGAGGTTCGCTTTCGCGCCTGTCTGGACGACGTGCCGGCTTACAAGCCGGGCCGTCCGCCGGAGCGCACCGACGGCCGGCCGACGTACAAGTTGTCCAGCAACGAGAACCCGTACCCGCCGCTCCCGGGTGTGCTCGCCGCCGCCGCCGAGGCCGCGGCGCAGATGAACCGCTACCCGGACATGGGTGCGGTCGACCTGCTCGAGGCGCTGTCGGACCGGTTCGGCGTACCGGTCAGCGACCTCGCGGTCGGTACCGGGTCGGTCGCGCTGCTGTACCACCTGCTGCAGGCGACGGTCGCGGACGGTGACGAGGTCGTGTACGCCTGGCGCTCGTTCGAGGCGTACCCGATCGCGGTGCAGCTGACCGGCGCGACGTCGGTCCAGGTGCCGCTGACCGCCGACGCGCGGCACGACTTCAAGGCGATGGAGGCGGCGATCACCGACCGGACGAAGGTCGTGCTGGTCTGTACGCCGAACAACCCGACCGGCCCGGTGGTACGCCGCGACGAGCTGGTCGCGTTCCTGGACGCCGTACCGCCGAACGTGCTGGTCGTGCTGGACGAGGCGTACCGCGAGTTCGTCCGGGAGACCGATGTCGTGGACGGGGTCGAGCTGTACCGTGACCGGCCGAACGTGCTGGTACTGCGGACGTTCTCGAAGGCGTACGGGCTGGCCGGCTTCCGCGTCGGGTACGCGATCGGGCATCCGGCCGTGGTCGGCGCGATCCGCAAGTGCGCGCTCCCGTTCGGGGTCAGCTACGTCGCGCAGGCGGCCGCGATCGCGTCGCTCGCCGTCGAGGACGAGTTGCTGGAACGCGTCGACACGCTCGTCGAGGAGCGCCGCCGGGTGATCGCCGAACTGCAGGCCGCGGGCTGGAACGTCCCGGAGTCGGAGACGAACTTCGTCTGGCTCGAACTCGGCGACGACACCGCGAAGTTCGCCGAGGCCGTTCAGGCCGAGGGCGTGTCGGTGCGCCCGTTCCCCGGCGACGGCGTCCGCATCACCATCGGCGAACCCGAGGCCAACAACCTGTTCCTCACCGTCGCCCGTACCTGGCACCAGTGA
- a CDS encoding dimethylarginine dimethylaminohydrolase family protein has translation MGQPLEWGRRYLMVRPDHFRIDYVINPYMSTQDQPDPALTLKQWDALRQAILDAGGEVEVLEQRADSPDMVYAMNLGLAAADGRAMLSHMRFEPRRAESLSAADWFTGQGFRLDRVGGEGVGPHFESGDAFVFGDSLVVGYGPRTDVEALKNLATDWNIRVRGLRIAHEGMYHLDLPFCPVDSTHAMIYPPAFDAASQGALSGIVPDPIVLTDEEAFAFSANSIVVGETIIMPACSARLRDILTTLGLRVVVLDLSEFHKGGGSARCLTNPLDFLLMPITTPGGELHLPA, from the coding sequence GTGGGACAGCCGCTGGAGTGGGGCCGTCGCTATCTGATGGTCCGGCCGGACCACTTCCGGATCGACTACGTGATCAACCCGTACATGTCGACGCAGGACCAGCCGGACCCGGCGCTGACGCTGAAGCAGTGGGACGCGCTGCGGCAGGCGATCCTGGACGCCGGCGGCGAGGTCGAGGTACTGGAGCAGCGCGCCGACTCACCCGACATGGTGTACGCGATGAACCTCGGGCTGGCCGCCGCGGACGGCCGCGCGATGCTCTCGCACATGCGGTTCGAGCCGCGCCGGGCGGAGTCGCTGAGCGCGGCGGACTGGTTCACCGGGCAGGGCTTCCGGCTGGACCGGGTCGGTGGCGAGGGCGTCGGGCCGCACTTCGAGTCCGGCGACGCGTTCGTGTTCGGCGACAGCCTGGTTGTCGGGTACGGACCGCGAACCGACGTCGAGGCGCTCAAGAACCTGGCGACCGACTGGAACATCCGGGTCCGCGGGCTGCGGATCGCGCACGAGGGGATGTACCACCTCGACCTGCCGTTCTGCCCGGTGGACAGCACGCACGCGATGATCTACCCGCCGGCCTTCGACGCTGCGAGCCAGGGTGCGCTGTCCGGCATCGTCCCGGACCCGATCGTGCTCACCGACGAGGAGGCGTTCGCGTTCTCCGCGAACTCGATCGTCGTCGGCGAGACCATCATCATGCCCGCCTGCTCCGCACGCCTGCGCGACATCCTCACCACCCTCGGCCTCCGAGTAGTGGTCCTGGACCTCTCCGAGTTCCACAAGGGCGGCGGCTCAGCCCGCTGCCTCACCAACCCCCTGGACTTCCTTTTGATGCCCATCACCACTCCAGGCGGGGAACTGCACCTCCCCGCCTGA
- a CDS encoding S-layer protein, whose amino-acid sequence MLEENRRPLMIGGVVLLVLVVLIGSIVLFRGGSEAKLSVSSIPGDLTLTLDGHQIPATGEVKIKPGEHTLVGERRGFQSYTATFTSSTDPLSYKMYLYANSAEGRQWAQQNPEQEMQLEREAGRHFDQMQARLRAKYPVLTYLPYVGDGFEATRAPSKTDPNNPEALSLAIDVFGPQGKTKALQWIQGYGWDQATLDIIWTTSK is encoded by the coding sequence ATGCTTGAGGAGAACCGGCGGCCGCTGATGATCGGCGGCGTGGTGCTGTTGGTGCTCGTCGTACTGATCGGCAGCATCGTGCTGTTCCGGGGTGGCTCGGAGGCCAAGCTCAGCGTCTCGTCGATCCCGGGCGACCTCACCCTGACGCTCGACGGGCATCAGATTCCCGCGACCGGTGAGGTCAAGATCAAGCCCGGCGAGCACACGCTGGTCGGCGAGCGGCGCGGCTTCCAGAGCTACACCGCGACGTTCACGTCCAGCACCGATCCGCTGAGCTACAAGATGTACCTCTACGCGAACAGCGCCGAAGGGCGCCAATGGGCCCAGCAGAACCCGGAGCAGGAAATGCAGCTGGAACGGGAGGCCGGCCGCCACTTCGACCAGATGCAGGCTCGGCTGCGCGCCAAGTATCCCGTGCTCACCTACCTCCCGTACGTCGGCGACGGCTTCGAAGCCACTCGGGCTCCCTCGAAGACCGACCCGAACAACCCGGAGGCCCTTTCGCTGGCCATCGATGTGTTCGGCCCCCAAGGCAAAACCAAGGCGCTCCAATGGATCCAGGGCTACGGCTGGGACCAAGCCACCCTGGACATCATCTGGACGACCAGCAAGTAG
- a CDS encoding phage tail tip lysozyme, with product MGDSKALPILSAVGLLLILPLLIVLIMLLSALGGLNTAAAQCASADQEQSLLGYPTDSHKIEVDWTVDTPDVPGHQAYDFKVAEGSKVYAASDGNVVKVTSNEIRIRRDQVETRYEYLKTTSVADGATVKRGDVIGTSGSGDEAPPGMTGAHLHFELWVDAKNDGNWAQRKPDSNPFELDPSSSSGNSCSCQGGDLSGTNNQQKVFNYLVQNGYTKEQAAGVLGNMIAESFVEPMMKEGDHPPMATKPADVMGFGGGWGLVQWTPASKMIQPSRDAGVSDDQISSLAYQLDFLKKQLLGQGPLPEKAAGDSLRAATTVEEAARAFAGDFERFGGHENPNAPTYAEREANAQHMLQLWGGAAPTADPKAAAADPCGAGSGNIAQVAKNLAWPEEPHKHWGTDPSLAKQEYVAAIAKYDGVTKDNWQSLQDPYTDCGRFVATVLRMSGADPNFPEVFTPAQKDYMLAHPEKYDHWETTPPGGMKPGDILNGPGHTYLYVGPWANGFDSAAGSLGQHVPTADNLYDVGPNGFWVFRVKGGTTPTTTPTN from the coding sequence GTGGGAGACAGCAAAGCGCTGCCGATCCTGAGCGCAGTCGGCCTCCTGCTCATCCTCCCGCTGCTCATCGTGCTGATCATGCTGCTCAGCGCCCTGGGCGGCCTGAACACTGCCGCGGCACAGTGTGCGTCGGCCGATCAAGAGCAGAGCCTGCTGGGCTATCCGACCGACTCGCACAAGATCGAGGTGGACTGGACCGTCGACACGCCGGACGTTCCCGGTCACCAGGCCTACGACTTCAAGGTCGCCGAGGGCAGCAAGGTCTACGCGGCGTCCGACGGCAACGTCGTCAAGGTGACGTCCAACGAGATCCGGATCCGCCGCGACCAGGTCGAGACGCGGTACGAGTACCTCAAGACCACCAGCGTCGCGGACGGCGCCACCGTGAAGCGCGGCGACGTGATCGGTACGTCGGGCTCCGGCGACGAGGCACCGCCCGGCATGACCGGCGCGCATCTGCACTTCGAGCTCTGGGTCGACGCGAAGAACGACGGCAACTGGGCGCAGCGGAAGCCGGACAGCAATCCGTTCGAGCTCGACCCGTCCTCGTCGAGCGGCAACTCCTGCAGCTGCCAGGGCGGCGACCTCTCCGGCACGAACAACCAGCAGAAGGTCTTCAACTACCTGGTGCAGAACGGCTACACCAAGGAGCAGGCGGCCGGCGTCCTCGGGAACATGATTGCCGAGTCGTTCGTCGAGCCGATGATGAAGGAGGGCGACCATCCGCCGATGGCGACCAAACCGGCCGATGTCATGGGCTTCGGTGGCGGTTGGGGGCTGGTGCAATGGACGCCTGCCAGCAAGATGATCCAACCGTCCCGCGATGCCGGGGTCTCGGACGACCAGATCTCCTCGCTCGCCTACCAGTTGGACTTCTTGAAGAAGCAACTCCTAGGTCAGGGACCGCTCCCGGAGAAGGCGGCAGGAGACTCGCTCCGGGCGGCCACGACCGTAGAGGAAGCCGCCCGTGCCTTCGCCGGCGACTTCGAACGGTTCGGGGGACACGAGAACCCGAACGCGCCCACGTACGCCGAGCGCGAGGCGAACGCCCAGCACATGTTGCAGCTGTGGGGTGGCGCGGCGCCGACCGCCGACCCGAAAGCTGCCGCCGCTGACCCGTGCGGTGCCGGCAGCGGCAACATCGCCCAGGTCGCGAAGAACCTCGCCTGGCCCGAAGAGCCGCACAAGCACTGGGGTACGGACCCGAGCCTCGCGAAGCAGGAGTACGTCGCGGCGATCGCGAAGTACGACGGCGTGACGAAGGACAACTGGCAGTCGCTCCAGGACCCGTACACCGACTGTGGGCGGTTTGTCGCGACGGTGCTGCGGATGAGTGGCGCCGACCCGAACTTCCCAGAGGTGTTCACGCCGGCTCAGAAGGACTACATGCTGGCTCATCCGGAGAAGTACGACCACTGGGAGACGACGCCACCGGGCGGGATGAAACCGGGCGACATCCTGAACGGGCCCGGTCACACGTATCTGTACGTTGGTCCGTGGGCCAACGGGTTCGACTCGGCGGCGGGCTCCCTCGGCCAGCACGTCCCCACGGCGGACAACCTGTACGACGTCGGGCCGAACGGCTTCTGGGTCTTCCGGGTCAAGGGTGGCACCACACCGACGACGACGCCGACGAACTGA
- a CDS encoding GntR family transcriptional regulator, which produces MYERLRVDRSTTVDRVVDALRAALFAGDLQPGTPLREQPLAEALGVARSTIREAMTMLVTEGLAVREPNKGVSVAILHPAAVADICRARFVLESAGIRAWFDADEAARERVREAMRVFAATAKDGADPEALTETHLAIHRSLVALTGSERLIATADSVTGEARLALARVDALRQDARQQVASHRKLVRLLERGELDECVKELRRHLAGAEESLLEAITTPPN; this is translated from the coding sequence ATGTACGAACGGCTGCGGGTGGACCGCTCGACCACGGTGGACCGGGTGGTCGACGCGCTGCGTGCCGCCCTGTTCGCCGGTGACCTGCAGCCTGGTACGCCGCTGCGTGAGCAACCGTTGGCGGAGGCGTTGGGAGTGGCCCGGAGCACGATCCGGGAGGCGATGACGATGCTGGTCACCGAGGGGCTCGCGGTCCGGGAGCCGAACAAGGGGGTCAGCGTCGCGATCCTGCATCCGGCAGCGGTCGCGGACATCTGCCGGGCCCGGTTCGTGCTGGAGTCGGCCGGGATCCGGGCGTGGTTCGACGCCGACGAGGCGGCCCGGGAGCGGGTGCGGGAGGCGATGCGGGTGTTCGCCGCGACCGCGAAGGACGGTGCCGATCCGGAGGCGCTGACCGAGACGCACCTGGCGATTCACCGGAGCCTGGTCGCGCTTACCGGGAGTGAGCGGCTGATCGCGACGGCGGACTCGGTGACCGGCGAGGCCCGACTGGCGCTGGCCCGGGTGGATGCGCTCCGACAAGACGCGCGCCAGCAGGTCGCCTCGCACCGCAAGCTGGTCCGGCTGCTGGAGCGCGGCGAGCTCGACGAGTGCGTCAAGGAGCTCCGGCGGCACCTCGCCGGCGCCGAGGAATCCCTCCTCGAAGCCATCACGACCCCGCCGAACTGA
- a CDS encoding enolase C-terminal domain-like protein translates to MKIVDVRATTVTMPLEAPLRHSNGAHWGRFVRTVVEVEADNGLVGLGEMGGGGQSAEAAVAGLKEYLVGHDPARTEALRWMLANPTASLYNNRTQLLAAIEFACLDLQGRELGVPVHALLGGKVRDRVPFASYLFFRHPAEDGTGEIRTAEQLVAHARSLVDEHGFSVHKLKGGVFPPDYERECFRALAEAFPGHRVRFDPNGAFSVEEAIRFARGIEDLDNDYLEDPTWGLNGMRRVRSKTPIPLATNTVVVNFEQLAANVRDPAVDVILLDTTFWGGIRPCIKAAGVCETFQLGVAVHSSGELGIQLATMLHLGAVVPNLSFAADAHYHHLRDDIIAGGKLPYVDGAIAVPDAPGLGVELDRDKLAEYAELFRELGSYPYDRDPARPDWYPLLPNTDWADPS, encoded by the coding sequence GTGAAGATCGTCGACGTACGCGCGACCACGGTGACGATGCCGTTGGAGGCGCCGCTGCGACACAGCAACGGAGCGCACTGGGGACGTTTCGTACGGACTGTCGTGGAGGTCGAGGCCGACAACGGGCTGGTCGGCCTTGGCGAGATGGGCGGCGGCGGGCAGAGTGCCGAGGCCGCGGTCGCCGGGCTGAAGGAGTACCTGGTCGGCCACGACCCGGCCCGCACCGAGGCGCTGCGCTGGATGCTCGCGAACCCGACCGCGAGCCTGTACAACAACCGTACTCAGTTGCTCGCGGCAATCGAGTTCGCGTGCCTGGACCTGCAGGGCCGCGAGCTCGGCGTACCCGTGCACGCGCTGCTCGGCGGCAAGGTCCGGGACCGTGTGCCGTTCGCCAGCTACCTGTTCTTCCGGCATCCCGCGGAGGACGGCACCGGTGAGATTCGCACCGCCGAGCAGTTGGTGGCGCACGCCCGTTCGCTGGTCGACGAGCACGGGTTCAGCGTGCACAAGCTCAAGGGCGGCGTCTTCCCGCCGGACTACGAGCGCGAGTGCTTCCGCGCGCTGGCCGAGGCGTTCCCCGGGCATCGCGTCCGGTTCGACCCGAACGGCGCGTTCAGCGTCGAGGAGGCGATCCGGTTCGCGCGCGGCATCGAGGACCTCGACAACGACTACCTCGAGGACCCGACCTGGGGTCTCAACGGCATGCGCCGGGTCCGCTCCAAGACCCCGATCCCGCTGGCGACGAACACGGTCGTGGTGAACTTCGAGCAGCTCGCCGCGAACGTCCGCGACCCCGCCGTCGACGTGATCCTGCTGGACACCACGTTCTGGGGCGGCATCCGGCCGTGTATCAAGGCGGCCGGCGTCTGCGAGACGTTCCAGCTCGGCGTCGCCGTGCACTCGTCGGGCGAGCTCGGCATCCAGCTCGCGACGATGCTGCACCTCGGTGCCGTCGTACCGAACCTGTCGTTCGCCGCGGACGCGCACTACCACCACCTGCGCGACGACATCATTGCCGGCGGCAAGCTTCCGTACGTCGACGGCGCGATCGCCGTACCGGACGCGCCCGGGCTCGGCGTCGAGCTGGACCGCGACAAGCTGGCCGAGTACGCCGAGCTCTTCCGCGAGCTCGGCTCCTACCCGTACGACCGCGATCCGGCCCGCCCGGACTGGTACCCCCTGCTCCCGAACACCGATTGGGCCGACCCGTCATGA
- a CDS encoding SDR family NAD(P)-dependent oxidoreductase, with protein MALGSAPDPAATSDGPRTVVVTGGAAGIGRGAVERFLAAGDHVVVLDRDISSLDDQVTGIQVDVSDRAALAAAAERIGAVDALVCAAGVQRYGTVVDTPASVYDEVMAVNVGGVFFACQAFIPKLPRGGSVVVVASVQAYAAQTGVAAYSMGKGALLSLVRAMAVDHAPDGIRVNAVCPGSVDTPMLRTSAAQFAGDRTTDEVVAEWGRSHPLGRVANPGEVAEVIYFLSSPAASFVTGADVKVDGGLTAGLPVVLPEDAR; from the coding sequence ATGGCCCTGGGATCCGCCCCCGACCCAGCGGCCACGAGCGACGGGCCGCGCACGGTCGTCGTCACGGGAGGTGCAGCCGGCATCGGACGAGGTGCGGTCGAGCGCTTCCTCGCCGCCGGCGACCACGTAGTCGTACTCGACCGTGACATCTCGTCCCTTGACGACCAGGTCACCGGCATCCAGGTAGACGTTTCCGACCGGGCGGCGCTCGCAGCCGCCGCGGAGAGGATCGGCGCGGTGGATGCGCTGGTTTGTGCCGCCGGAGTCCAGCGCTACGGAACTGTGGTTGACACGCCCGCTTCGGTTTACGACGAGGTGATGGCCGTCAACGTCGGCGGCGTGTTCTTCGCCTGTCAGGCGTTCATCCCGAAGCTTCCCCGCGGCGGGAGTGTTGTCGTGGTCGCCTCCGTGCAGGCGTACGCCGCCCAGACCGGAGTCGCGGCGTACTCGATGGGCAAGGGTGCCCTGCTCAGCCTCGTCCGCGCGATGGCGGTCGACCATGCCCCGGACGGGATCCGCGTGAACGCCGTCTGCCCGGGCTCCGTCGACACCCCGATGCTGCGTACCTCGGCCGCGCAGTTCGCCGGCGATCGTACGACGGACGAGGTGGTCGCGGAATGGGGCCGCTCGCACCCGCTCGGGCGCGTCGCAAACCCGGGAGAAGTTGCCGAGGTCATCTACTTCCTGTCCTCGCCGGCCGCGTCGTTCGTGACCGGTGCGGACGTGAAGGTGGACGGAGGCCTGACCGCCGGGCTTCCCGTCGTACTGCCGGAGGACGCCCGGTGA
- a CDS encoding carbohydrate ABC transporter permease gives MSKVKTGVLVVLGLLWLAPVYLLIVNASKSVDGYDAKTVWKPAGFDLFANFGDAWSKASLGSTLVSTTMYSVVAPVLAVLVGAAAGYAIVVLKLKRGFLWFVFIFGGTIFPLQMILMPLFSGYANSGLYDTRVGMIIVYTAISVPFSAFVMRNFFTGIARSVFEAAVVDGGGLFRIFRSIYLPMAGSALAAIFILQATFVWNDLLLGLTLSQSDSVRPIMPALTGLQSTYGGAALPTVLAGGLLVSLPTVILFLAAQRFFSRGLALGQF, from the coding sequence GTGAGCAAGGTTAAGACGGGCGTTCTCGTCGTGCTCGGCCTGCTGTGGCTGGCGCCGGTGTATCTGCTGATCGTCAACGCGTCCAAGTCCGTCGACGGGTACGACGCCAAGACCGTGTGGAAGCCCGCCGGGTTCGACCTGTTCGCGAACTTCGGCGACGCGTGGAGCAAGGCGTCGCTCGGCTCCACGTTGGTGTCCACCACGATGTACAGCGTGGTCGCGCCGGTGCTCGCGGTCCTGGTCGGCGCGGCCGCCGGGTACGCGATCGTCGTACTCAAGCTGAAGCGCGGGTTCCTGTGGTTCGTGTTCATCTTCGGCGGGACGATCTTCCCGTTGCAGATGATCCTGATGCCGCTGTTCTCCGGGTACGCGAACTCCGGGCTGTACGACACCCGGGTCGGGATGATCATCGTGTACACCGCGATCAGCGTGCCGTTCTCGGCGTTCGTGATGCGGAACTTCTTCACCGGGATCGCGCGCAGCGTGTTCGAGGCCGCGGTGGTCGACGGCGGCGGGTTGTTCCGGATCTTCCGGAGCATCTACCTGCCGATGGCGGGCTCCGCGCTGGCCGCGATCTTCATCCTGCAGGCGACGTTCGTCTGGAACGACCTGCTGCTCGGCCTGACCCTCAGCCAGTCCGACTCGGTCCGGCCGATCATGCCGGCCCTCACCGGCCTGCAGAGCACGTACGGCGGCGCCGCGCTCCCGACGGTTCTCGCCGGCGGCCTGCTCGTCTCGCTCCCCACCGTGATCCTGTTCCTCGCCGCCCAACGCTTCTTCTCCCGGGGCCTCGCCCTGGGGCAGTTCTGA
- a CDS encoding carbohydrate ABC transporter permease: MKDRTGARAAPLFGLPAVAVVALLLYLPFLWTTYISFTSYDGLASPVWSGLANYKAMFSDPDLIGALVNTLLWVVGMITLPVALGLLVAVLTYGHKWGTWLRLPFLLPYAISGVAVGVIWGFVLQPDGALGQALGFFGLPGAHTGWLQAGPGNTIMMIIATTWQSAGVNALLFVVGLQSIPTEPLEAARLDGADGFKLFRHHLWPQLRAITTVVIGLSLVGSLKTFDVVWVMTQGGPGTSSETLALSMYKETFVLNDYGQGAAIALFLSLVTFAASILYLRYQLGDAREQG, encoded by the coding sequence GTGAAGGATCGAACCGGTGCGCGGGCGGCGCCTCTGTTCGGGCTGCCCGCGGTAGCCGTCGTCGCGCTGCTGCTGTACCTGCCGTTCCTGTGGACGACGTACATCAGCTTCACCTCGTACGACGGGCTGGCGTCACCGGTGTGGTCCGGGCTGGCCAACTACAAGGCGATGTTCAGCGACCCCGACCTGATCGGGGCGCTGGTGAACACGCTGCTGTGGGTGGTCGGCATGATCACGCTGCCGGTGGCGCTCGGCCTGCTGGTCGCCGTACTGACGTACGGGCACAAGTGGGGCACGTGGTTGCGGCTGCCGTTCCTGCTGCCGTACGCGATCTCGGGTGTCGCCGTTGGTGTCATCTGGGGCTTCGTACTGCAGCCGGACGGCGCACTGGGTCAGGCACTCGGGTTCTTCGGGCTCCCGGGTGCCCACACCGGCTGGCTGCAGGCAGGCCCCGGCAACACGATCATGATGATCATCGCGACCACCTGGCAGTCCGCCGGCGTCAATGCCCTGCTCTTCGTAGTGGGCCTTCAGTCGATCCCGACCGAGCCCCTGGAAGCCGCCCGCCTGGACGGCGCCGACGGCTTCAAGCTCTTCCGCCACCACCTCTGGCCGCAGCTCAGAGCGATCACGACAGTCGTCATCGGCCTGTCACTCGTCGGAAGCCTGAAGACCTTCGACGTCGTGTGGGTGATGACCCAGGGCGGCCCAGGTACGTCTTCGGAGACCCTGGCGCTGTCCATGTACAAGGAAACCTTCGTACTGAACGACTACGGCCAGGGCGCCGCGATCGCGCTGTTCCTGAGCCTGGTCACCTTCGCGGCCTCGATCCTGTACCTGCGTTACCAGTTGGGAGATGCCCGTGAGCAAGGTTAA